One genomic region from uncultured Cohaesibacter sp. encodes:
- a CDS encoding amidohydrolase family protein produces the protein MKHIALEEHFLTPELAGYIEETYQNVNKDLAAMAVPRLMDVGQERLDVMDACGLDFAVLSIAGPGVQIEPDVPLAIKLAKKANDDLAAIMSNNPDRYGGLAHLAMQDPSAAADELERCVTDLGFQGAMVNGQTLGIYLDAPENEVFWERTAALKAPVYIHPGNPTSKPVCFDGHPGLWGPFWSWGVETATHALRLILAGVFERHPDARLILGHMGETLPFMLWRFDSRLPISYHPEPPLPHAPSYYLKKNVTCTTSGVFDDTPLRCALEGFGEDNVMYSIDYPFEAAADAGKWIEKAEIPAPVKEKVCAKNAESILLNLK, from the coding sequence ATGAAACATATTGCCCTGGAAGAACATTTTCTCACCCCTGAACTGGCTGGCTACATCGAAGAGACCTACCAGAATGTCAACAAGGATCTGGCTGCGATGGCTGTTCCGCGGCTGATGGATGTGGGGCAGGAACGCCTTGATGTGATGGATGCCTGCGGACTTGACTTTGCCGTCCTGTCCATCGCCGGTCCGGGGGTACAGATCGAACCTGACGTGCCGCTGGCCATAAAACTTGCCAAGAAAGCCAATGATGATCTCGCTGCCATCATGTCCAACAACCCAGACCGTTATGGCGGGCTTGCGCATTTAGCCATGCAAGATCCAAGCGCTGCGGCAGATGAGCTGGAGCGCTGTGTAACCGACCTTGGCTTTCAAGGTGCGATGGTCAATGGCCAGACACTCGGTATCTATCTGGATGCACCCGAAAATGAAGTTTTCTGGGAGCGGACTGCTGCGCTGAAGGCGCCGGTCTATATTCATCCGGGCAACCCGACTAGCAAGCCGGTCTGTTTTGATGGCCATCCCGGTCTTTGGGGACCATTCTGGAGTTGGGGCGTTGAAACCGCGACCCATGCCCTGCGTCTTATTCTTGCTGGTGTCTTTGAGCGTCACCCCGATGCCCGCTTGATTCTGGGCCATATGGGCGAAACCTTGCCTTTCATGCTGTGGCGTTTCGACAGTCGATTGCCGATTTCCTATCACCCTGAACCACCATTGCCCCATGCCCCCTCCTATTATCTCAAAAAGAACGTTACCTGCACCACCTCGGGCGTCTTTGACGACACGCCCCTGCGTTGTGCTCTGGAGGGGTTCGGAGAAGACAATGTGATGTACTCAATTGACTATCCATTCGAGGCTGCAGCAGACGCTGGAAAGTGGATTGAAAAAGCGGAAATACCGGCGCCCGTGAAGGAAAAAGTTTGCGCAAAGAATGCCGAATCCATCCTCCTGAACTTGAAGTAG